A single Methanocaldococcus bathoardescens DNA region contains:
- a CDS encoding Rossmann-like domain-containing protein, producing MIIDGIVERVNDFISANKFEFKIVDFSFALPYSYVLIEKDGRKSLGVAMTLLEEYKGHSEKRKVDSEVKTINDFVNMANDLDIINRTLGLATINAISQYFIKLTEDDYSRDIVDLILKHKGIKKIAFIGNMMPLVKTLKENGDFEFYIFERNPKHTTSETISDAFEYALLPKMDAVLISGTSLLNNSLDMILDRAKNAKLKILIGPSAQILPEFVKDYGIDYIASVHTIDVDKALYNLKLGSSFGLFKKYSKKYVVKV from the coding sequence ATGATTATTGATGGTATTGTTGAGAGAGTTAATGATTTTATAAGTGCTAATAAATTTGAATTTAAAATTGTTGATTTCTCTTTTGCTCTGCCATATAGCTATGTATTAATTGAAAAAGATGGTAGAAAATCTCTTGGGGTAGCGATGACTTTGTTAGAGGAATATAAGGGGCATAGTGAAAAGAGAAAAGTTGATTCTGAAGTAAAAACCATCAATGATTTTGTAAATATGGCTAATGACTTAGATATTATTAATAGAACTCTTGGATTAGCGACAATAAATGCCATTTCTCAATATTTTATTAAATTAACTGAAGATGATTACAGTAGGGATATAGTAGATTTAATTTTAAAGCATAAGGGGATTAAAAAAATTGCTTTTATTGGAAATATGATGCCATTGGTTAAAACTTTAAAAGAAAATGGTGATTTTGAGTTCTATATATTTGAGAGAAATCCAAAACATACAACAAGTGAAACAATAAGTGATGCTTTTGAATATGCATTATTGCCAAAGATGGATGCTGTTTTAATTAGCGGGACATCTTTATTAAATAATAGCTTAGATATGATTTTAGATAGAGCTAAAAATGCTAAATTAAAAATTTTGATAGGGCCGAGTGCTCAAATTCTACCAGAATTTGTTAAAGATTATGGAATTGACTATATTGCTTCAGTTCATACAATAGATGTTGATAAAGCTCTGTATAATTTAAAACTTGGCTCTTCTTTTGGATTGTTTAAAAAATATTCTAAGAAATATGTTGTTAAGGTGTAG
- the aroA gene encoding 3-phosphoshikimate 1-carboxyvinyltransferase: MLIVKKTNRLEGTVKAPPSKSYTHRAVIGASLADGESRIINPLWGADCLSSVHGCRMLGAEITLDKEKDEWVVKGGKLKTPDNIIDIGNSGTTLRILTSIASQIPKGYAILTGDDSIRRRPMQPLLDALKQLNIEAFSSKLDGTAPIIVKSGKIDGNVVKIRGDISSQFITSLMMLLPFNREDTEIILTSPLKSKPYIDVTLDILNKFDIKIDKTENGFLVYGNQKYKPINYIVEGDYSSASYLVAAGVLINSNITIENLFANSKQGDRAIIDIVKEMGADIKVKKDKVVIDGEYSLEGIDVDVKDIPDLVPTIAVLGCFAEGKTEIYNGEHVRLKECDRLRACAVELKKMGADIKEKPDGLIIRGVKKLKGAKLNTYHDHRLVMAFTVAGLKAEGETIIEGEDAVNISFPNFVDVMKSIGANIEIKR, encoded by the coding sequence TTGTTAATTGTGAAAAAAACTAATAGATTGGAGGGAACAGTTAAAGCCCCACCTTCAAAATCCTACACACATAGGGCGGTTATAGGAGCATCTTTAGCTGATGGAGAAAGCAGAATAATAAATCCCCTCTGGGGGGCTGATTGCTTATCATCAGTTCATGGATGTAGAATGTTAGGGGCTGAGATAACTTTAGATAAAGAAAAAGATGAATGGGTTGTTAAAGGTGGAAAGCTGAAGACACCAGATAATATTATAGATATTGGAAATAGTGGAACAACTTTGAGAATCTTAACTTCTATAGCTTCACAAATTCCAAAGGGATATGCAATTTTAACAGGGGATGATTCAATAAGAAGGAGACCAATGCAACCTTTATTGGATGCCTTAAAACAGCTAAATATAGAGGCATTTTCATCAAAGTTAGATGGAACTGCACCAATAATAGTAAAAAGTGGAAAAATTGATGGAAATGTTGTAAAAATTAGAGGAGATATTAGCTCCCAATTTATAACATCGTTGATGATGCTTCTTCCTTTTAATAGGGAAGATACTGAAATAATCTTAACTTCCCCACTAAAATCAAAGCCATATATAGATGTAACATTAGATATACTAAATAAATTTGATATAAAAATTGATAAAACAGAAAATGGATTTTTAGTTTATGGAAATCAAAAGTATAAGCCAATAAATTATATTGTTGAAGGAGATTACTCATCAGCTTCATATTTAGTGGCAGCAGGAGTTTTAATAAATTCAAACATAACAATTGAGAACCTATTTGCTAATTCAAAGCAAGGAGATAGAGCTATAATTGATATTGTTAAAGAGATGGGGGCAGATATTAAAGTTAAAAAAGATAAAGTTGTTATTGATGGAGAGTATAGCTTGGAAGGAATAGATGTAGATGTCAAAGATATCCCTGATTTGGTTCCAACCATTGCAGTTCTTGGATGCTTTGCAGAAGGAAAGACAGAAATCTACAACGGAGAGCACGTTAGATTGAAAGAATGTGATAGGCTAAGAGCATGTGCTGTTGAATTAAAAAAGATGGGGGCTGATATTAAAGAGAAACCAGATGGTTTGATTATAAGAGGAGTTAAAAAGTTAAAAGGGGCTAAGTTAAATACATATCACGACCATAGGTTAGTTATGGCATTTACAGTAGCAGGTTTAAAGGCAGAAGGGGAGACAATTATTGAGGGTGAAGATGCTGTTAATATATCATTCCCAAATTTTGTTGATGTTATGAAAAGTATAGGTGCTAATATAGAGATAAAGAGATAA
- a CDS encoding homocitrate synthase family protein, whose translation MDFLFENSWKAACPYNPKLDLKDIYIYDTTLRDGEQTPGVCFTKEQKLEIARKLDELGLKQIEAGFPIVSDREADIVKTIANEGLNADILALCRALKKDIDKAIECDVDGIITFIATSPLHLKYKFNNKSLDDILEMGVEAVEYAKEHGLFVAFSAEDATRTPIEDLIKVHRAAEEAGADRVHIADTTGCATPQSMEFICRTLKENLKKAHIGVHCHNDFGFAVINSIYGLIGGAKAVSTTVNGIGERAGNAALEELIMALTVLYDVDLGLNLEVLPELCKMVEEYSGIKLPKNKPIVGELVFAHESGIHVDAVIENPLTYEPFLPEKIGLKRNILLGKHSGCRAVAYKLKLMGIDYDKEMLCEIVKKVKEIREEGRFITDEVFKEIVDEVLRKRNKN comes from the coding sequence ATGGATTTCTTATTTGAAAATAGCTGGAAGGCAGCTTGTCCTTATAATCCAAAATTGGATTTAAAAGATATCTATATATATGACACAACTTTGAGGGATGGAGAACAAACTCCTGGAGTTTGCTTTACAAAAGAGCAAAAATTGGAGATAGCGAGAAAATTGGATGAGCTTGGATTAAAGCAAATTGAAGCTGGCTTTCCAATCGTCTCTGATAGAGAGGCGGATATAGTTAAAACAATAGCAAATGAAGGGCTGAATGCTGATATCTTAGCTTTATGTAGGGCATTGAAAAAAGATATTGATAAGGCAATTGAATGTGATGTAGATGGAATAATTACATTTATAGCAACATCCCCACTACACTTGAAATATAAATTTAACAATAAAAGTTTAGATGACATCTTAGAGATGGGAGTTGAAGCAGTTGAATATGCAAAAGAGCATGGCTTATTTGTTGCTTTCTCTGCTGAAGATGCAACAAGAACACCAATAGAAGATTTAATTAAAGTGCATAGAGCAGCTGAAGAAGCAGGAGCCGATAGAGTTCATATTGCAGACACTACTGGATGTGCTACACCACAAAGTATGGAATTTATCTGCAGAACATTAAAAGAAAACTTAAAAAAAGCTCATATAGGAGTTCACTGCCACAACGACTTCGGATTTGCGGTTATAAATTCAATATATGGTTTAATTGGAGGAGCTAAGGCAGTTTCAACAACTGTTAATGGTATTGGAGAAAGAGCTGGAAATGCAGCTTTAGAAGAGTTAATTATGGCTTTAACTGTTTTATATGATGTTGATTTGGGCTTAAATTTGGAAGTTCTGCCAGAATTATGTAAGATGGTTGAAGAATATTCAGGAATAAAACTTCCAAAGAACAAACCAATAGTTGGAGAGTTAGTTTTTGCTCATGAAAGTGGAATACACGTAGATGCAGTTATTGAAAATCCATTAACCTATGAGCCATTCCTTCCAGAGAAAATAGGACTTAAGAGAAATATATTGTTAGGGAAACATTCTGGATGCAGGGCTGTTGCTTATAAGTTAAAGCTTATGGGCATTGATTATGATAAAGAGATGTTATGTGAGATAGTTAAAAAAGTTAAAGAGATTAGAGAGGAAGGTAGATTTATAACTGATGAGGTCTTTAAAGAGATTGTAGATGAAGTTTTAAGAAAGAGAAATAAAAATTAA
- a CDS encoding pyruvate kinase alpha/beta domain-containing protein: protein MKLFEYPGAQNTDETLKIAVERAKKGDIKSIVVASSTGETAKKLLDLLEKEKLDLNVVVVTYHQGFYGEDIISMDKEVEEELKRRGAKVFRGSHALSGVERGISNKLGGYGPVQVIAETLRTFGQGVKVCYEITIMACDAGLIKAKEEVIAIGGTGKGADTAMVIKPANMNTFFNIEAREILCMPRIKKKRG from the coding sequence ATGAAATTATTTGAATATCCAGGAGCTCAAAATACTGACGAAACATTAAAAATAGCTGTAGAGAGAGCTAAGAAGGGAGATATAAAAAGTATTGTTGTAGCTTCATCCACAGGAGAGACAGCTAAAAAATTACTTGATTTGTTAGAAAAAGAAAAATTAGATTTAAATGTTGTTGTTGTCACCTATCATCAGGGATTCTATGGGGAGGATATAATTTCGATGGATAAAGAGGTTGAGGAAGAATTAAAGAGAAGAGGAGCTAAAGTATTTAGAGGAAGCCATGCTTTAAGTGGAGTTGAAAGAGGGATATCAAATAAATTGGGTGGATATGGACCTGTCCAAGTTATTGCTGAGACATTAAGAACTTTTGGGCAGGGAGTTAAGGTTTGCTATGAAATCACTATTATGGCATGTGATGCAGGCTTAATAAAAGCAAAAGAGGAAGTTATAGCTATTGGAGGAACAGGTAAAGGAGCTGATACAGCAATGGTCATAAAACCAGCAAATATGAACACTTTCTTCAACATAGAGGCAAGAGAAATTTTATGCATGCCAAGAATTAAAAAGAAGAGAGGATAA
- a CDS encoding DUF2334 domain-containing protein, whose protein sequence is MNKTLLFLFSVFAILLIVLFSFIFSDNDQNKQNKPIILIHDVSPVYFDELKEIEKIIDKYHYQNRTYLFLIVNHANRYNLKDYPEFVNYLHKLEKEGYNIEFHAYNHIGNEFNCNKSVAEEKLNKSFKILEQCGFNSKEIKYFIPPRYKLSKDAEKLFLEKNMTIILGNKMIINKNGKISEIGITNREYTWYLPESSLKVVEDIALIDYKLSIKENKQFFLSIHPKAVNYGGGLEFLDWFLNETSKN, encoded by the coding sequence ATGAATAAAACTTTACTTTTCTTATTTTCCGTATTTGCCATTTTGCTTATTGTTTTATTCTCTTTTATTTTTAGTGACAATGACCAAAATAAGCAAAATAAACCTATAATATTAATTCATGATGTCTCTCCAGTATATTTTGATGAATTAAAAGAGATTGAAAAAATTATAGATAAATACCACTACCAAAATAGAACATATCTTTTTTTAATTGTTAATCATGCAAATAGATATAATTTGAAAGATTATCCAGAGTTTGTAAATTATCTCCATAAATTGGAGAAAGAAGGATATAACATAGAGTTTCATGCATACAACCATATAGGAAATGAGTTCAACTGTAATAAAAGTGTTGCAGAGGAAAAACTAAATAAATCATTTAAAATTTTGGAGCAATGTGGATTTAATTCCAAAGAAATTAAGTATTTTATCCCACCAAGATATAAACTATCAAAAGATGCTGAAAAATTGTTCTTAGAGAAAAATATGACAATAATCCTTGGAAACAAAATGATAATAAACAAAAATGGAAAAATATCTGAAATTGGGATTACAAATAGAGAATATACGTGGTATCTTCCAGAATCATCATTAAAAGTGGTTGAAGATATTGCTTTAATTGATTACAAATTAAGCATAAAAGAGAATAAGCAGTTTTTTCTCTCAATTCATCCAAAGGCAGTAAATTATGGTGGGGGTTTAGAGTTTTTAGACTGGTTTTTGAATGAAACATCAAAAAATTAA
- the hisH gene encoding imidazole glycerol phosphate synthase subunit HisH has protein sequence MIGIIDYNAGNLRSIQKAVELYDKAIITNSSEELLACDKVILPGVGNFGSAMENLSKLKETIYKIIEDKVPFLGICLGMQVLFEESEEKKGIKGLGIIKGNVIKFKDVEKLPHMGWNNVKIEKNCPLFEGIKDNSYFYFVHSYHVNPAEDCIVGKTEYGREFPSVINKDNVYATQFHPEKSGKIGLKIIENFVELL, from the coding sequence ATGATTGGAATAATTGATTACAATGCAGGAAATTTGAGAAGTATTCAGAAGGCAGTTGAACTTTATGATAAAGCAATAATAACAAACAGCAGTGAAGAGCTATTAGCATGTGATAAAGTAATTTTGCCAGGTGTAGGGAATTTTGGTAGTGCAATGGAAAATCTATCAAAATTAAAAGAGACAATATACAAAATTATTGAGGATAAAGTTCCATTTTTAGGGATATGTTTAGGAATGCAAGTTTTATTTGAAGAAAGTGAAGAAAAAAAGGGAATTAAAGGATTAGGGATTATAAAAGGCAATGTAATTAAATTTAAGGATGTTGAGAAACTTCCACACATGGGCTGGAATAATGTGAAGATTGAAAAAAACTGCCCATTGTTTGAAGGAATAAAAGATAATAGTTACTTTTACTTTGTTCATTCATATCATGTAAATCCAGCTGAAGATTGTATAGTTGGAAAAACTGAATATGGTAGGGAATTCCCAAGCGTTATAAATAAAGATAACGTCTATGCCACTCAATTCCACCCAGAAAAAAGTGGAAAAATTGGATTAAAGATTATAGAAAACTTTGTTGAGTTATTATAA
- a CDS encoding TATA-box-binding protein — translation MEPEIKIVNVVVSTKIGDNIDLEEVAMILENAEYEPEQFPGLVCRLSVPKVALLIFRSGKVNCTGAKSKEEAEIAIKKIIKELKDAGIDVIENPEIKIQNMVATADLGIEPNLDDIALMVEGTEYEPEQFPGLVYRLDDPKVVVLIFGSGKVVITGLKSEEDAKRALKKILDTIKEVQEL, via the coding sequence ATGGAACCAGAGATTAAGATTGTCAATGTTGTTGTCTCAACTAAGATTGGAGACAATATTGATTTAGAAGAGGTTGCTATGATTTTAGAAAATGCTGAATATGAACCTGAACAGTTCCCAGGATTGGTTTGTAGATTATCAGTACCAAAAGTAGCTTTATTAATATTTAGAAGTGGAAAGGTAAATTGTACTGGAGCTAAAAGTAAAGAAGAGGCTGAAATAGCCATTAAAAAAATTATAAAAGAGTTGAAAGATGCTGGAATTGATGTTATTGAAAACCCTGAAATTAAAATCCAAAATATGGTTGCAACAGCTGATTTAGGAATTGAACCAAACTTAGATGACATTGCATTAATGGTTGAAGGAACTGAATATGAACCAGAACAATTTCCTGGTCTTGTTTATAGGTTAGATGACCCAAAAGTTGTTGTTTTAATCTTTGGTAGTGGTAAAGTTGTTATCACAGGATTAAAAAGTGAAGAAGACGCAAAAAGAGCTTTAAAAAAGATTTTAGACACTATAAAAGAAGTCCAAGAACTCTAA
- the rpl12p gene encoding 50S ribosomal protein P1: protein MEYIYAALLLHSAGKEITEDAVKAVLSAAGVEVDEARVKALVAGLEGVNIEEAIANAAMPVAAAPAAAAPAAAAEEKKEEEKKEEKKEEDTAAVAGLAALFG from the coding sequence ATGGAATACATATACGCAGCTTTATTATTGCACAGTGCAGGAAAAGAAATTACAGAAGATGCTGTTAAAGCAGTTTTATCAGCAGCAGGTGTAGAAGTCGATGAAGCAAGAGTTAAAGCATTAGTTGCTGGATTAGAAGGAGTAAACATCGAAGAAGCTATCGCAAACGCTGCAATGCCTGTAGCTGCTGCTCCAGCTGCAGCAGCTCCAGCAGCAGCTGCTGAAGAGAAGAAAGAAGAAGAGAAAAAAGAAGAGAAGAAAGAAGAAGATACAGCTGCTGTTGCAGGATTGGCAGCTTTATTCGGATAA
- a CDS encoding 50S ribosomal protein L10 — METKVKAHVAPWKIEEVKTLKGLIKSKPVVAIVDMMDVPAPQLQEIRDKIRDKVKLRMSRNTLIIRALKEAAEELNDPKLAELANYVERGAAILVTDMNPFKLYKLLEENKSPAPVRGGQIAPCDIKVEKGSTGMPPGPFLGELKSVGIPAAIEKGKIAIKEDKVVVKKGEVVSPKLAAVLDRLGIKPIKVGLNILAVYEDGIIYTPDVLKVDEEKLLADIQAAYQNAFNLAFNTAYPAKEVLPFLIQKAFVEARALSVETAFITKETAGDILAKAQAQALAIASKLPDEALDEDVKAKLSSVEVSAAPAVEEKKEEEKKEEEKKEDDTGAAGLALLF, encoded by the coding sequence ATGGAAACAAAAGTGAAAGCTCACGTAGCCCCATGGAAGATTGAAGAAGTTAAAACACTAAAGGGGCTTATTAAAAGTAAGCCTGTAGTAGCTATTGTAGATATGATGGACGTTCCTGCCCCTCAATTGCAAGAAATTAGAGACAAAATTAGAGATAAAGTTAAATTAAGAATGTCAAGAAACACTTTAATCATAAGGGCTTTAAAAGAAGCTGCTGAAGAATTAAACGACCCAAAATTAGCTGAATTAGCAAACTACGTTGAGAGAGGGGCAGCGATATTAGTTACAGACATGAACCCATTCAAGTTATACAAATTATTAGAAGAGAACAAAAGTCCTGCTCCTGTAAGAGGAGGACAAATAGCTCCTTGTGACATTAAAGTTGAGAAAGGTTCAACTGGAATGCCTCCAGGACCTTTCTTAGGAGAACTCAAAAGTGTTGGTATCCCAGCTGCAATAGAAAAAGGTAAAATTGCAATTAAAGAAGATAAAGTTGTTGTCAAAAAAGGAGAAGTTGTTTCACCAAAATTGGCAGCTGTTTTAGATAGATTAGGAATTAAACCAATAAAAGTTGGTTTAAACATTTTGGCAGTTTATGAAGATGGAATCATCTATACACCAGATGTCTTAAAAGTTGATGAAGAGAAATTATTAGCTGACATACAAGCTGCTTACCAAAACGCATTTAACTTGGCATTCAACACAGCATACCCAGCAAAGGAAGTATTGCCATTCTTAATACAGAAGGCATTCGTAGAAGCAAGAGCTTTATCAGTAGAGACAGCATTTATAACAAAAGAAACTGCTGGAGATATATTAGCAAAAGCTCAAGCTCAGGCATTAGCTATTGCATCAAAATTGCCTGATGAGGCATTAGATGAGGATGTTAAAGCTAAGTTATCCTCAGTAGAAGTTTCAGCTGCTCCAGCAGTAGAGGAGAAGAAAGAAGAAGAGAAAAAAGAGGAAGAGAAGAAAGAAGATGACACAGGAGCAGCTGGGTTAGCCCTATTGTTCTAA
- a CDS encoding 50S ribosomal protein L1 — MDREALLQAVKEARELAKPRNFTQSFEFIATLKEIDMRKPENRIKEEVVLPHGRGKEAKVAVIGTGDLAKQAEEMGLTVIRKEEIEELGKNKRKLRKIANAHDFFIAQADLMPLIGRYMGVILGPRGKMPKPVPANANIAPLVERLKKTVVINTRDKPYFQVLVGNEKMTDEQIVDNIEAVLNVVAKKYEKGLYHLKDAYVKLTMGPAVKVKKEKAKKR, encoded by the coding sequence ATGGACAGAGAAGCACTGTTGCAAGCGGTGAAGGAGGCTCGCGAACTCGCGAAGCCGAGAAACTTCACACAGTCATTTGAATTCATAGCAACCCTCAAAGAGATTGACATGAGGAAGCCAGAGAACAGAATTAAAGAAGAAGTAGTGCTTCCTCATGGAAGAGGGAAAGAAGCTAAAGTAGCTGTTATTGGAACTGGTGACTTAGCTAAACAGGCAGAAGAAATGGGATTAACTGTTATTAGAAAAGAAGAAATTGAAGAATTAGGTAAAAACAAAAGAAAATTAAGAAAAATAGCTAATGCTCACGACTTCTTTATAGCTCAGGCTGATTTAATGCCATTGATTGGTAGATACATGGGGGTTATATTAGGTCCAAGAGGAAAGATGCCAAAACCAGTTCCAGCTAACGCAAACATAGCTCCATTAGTTGAAAGATTAAAGAAAACAGTTGTTATAAACACAAGAGATAAACCATACTTCCAAGTATTAGTTGGAAACGAAAAAATGACAGATGAGCAGATAGTTGATAACATAGAGGCAGTTTTAAACGTTGTAGCTAAGAAGTATGAAAAAGGTCTCTACCACTTAAAAGATGCTTATGTTAAATTAACCATGGGTCCAGCTGTAAAAGTTAAAAAAGAGAAGGCTAAGAAAAGATAA
- a CDS encoding DNA-directed RNA polymerase subunit L yields the protein MMEIKILERKDNLVEIELINEDHSLPNLLKDILLTKEGVKMASYSIDHPLLHPETGRYISNPKITIITEEGTDPIDVLKEGLKDIIEMCDTLLDELKKNK from the coding sequence ATGATGGAGATAAAGATATTGGAGAGGAAGGATAATTTGGTAGAAATTGAGTTAATTAACGAAGACCATTCACTACCAAATTTATTGAAAGATATCTTATTAACAAAAGAAGGAGTAAAGATGGCTTCTTACTCTATAGACCATCCTTTATTACATCCAGAAACTGGAAGATACATATCAAATCCGAAAATAACAATAATTACCGAAGAAGGAACAGACCCTATAGATGTTTTAAAAGAAGGGTTGAAAGATATTATTGAAATGTGCGATACTTTATTAGACGAATTAAAGAAAAACAAATAA
- a CDS encoding DUF2067 family protein, which translates to MRKIISSKVSCDEELLELCERLSRLNIDCTIESKGNHVKIYVFGYDKDSLNENYRAVMNLMDKVRKKYRKDKEGLYEYHLSELKYPVNKNLVIDALKTLGYRVIYLEDENAIKTDIDINKFNEILKDLHELYQELKFSNLGSKPLKNLVVLVSYITKKPIDDIIEEALEKEFFREEEGRIVLNKDINLAKKVLLEGDDGDKDIGEEG; encoded by the coding sequence ATGAGGAAGATTATTTCATCAAAGGTTAGTTGTGATGAAGAGCTTTTAGAGCTTTGCGAGAGATTATCAAGGTTAAATATTGACTGCACAATAGAATCAAAAGGAAATCATGTAAAAATATATGTATTTGGATATGATAAGGATTCTCTAAATGAAAACTATAGAGCTGTGATGAACTTAATGGATAAAGTTAGGAAAAAGTATAGAAAAGATAAAGAAGGTTTATATGAATATCACCTTTCTGAGCTTAAATATCCAGTTAATAAAAACTTGGTTATAGATGCGTTAAAAACTTTGGGATATAGAGTTATATACTTAGAAGATGAAAATGCTATAAAAACAGATATAGACATTAATAAATTTAATGAAATTCTAAAAGACCTTCATGAGCTATATCAAGAGCTAAAGTTTTCAAATCTTGGTTCAAAACCTCTCAAAAATTTGGTAGTATTGGTTTCATACATTACCAAAAAGCCAATTGATGATATTATTGAAGAGGCTTTAGAAAAAGAATTCTTTAGAGAAGAGGAAGGAAGAATTGTATTAAACAAAGATATAAACTTAGCTAAAAAAGTTTTATTGGAGGGAGATGATGGAGATAAAGATATTGGAGAGGAAGGATAA
- a CDS encoding tyrosine--tRNA ligase: MNEFEIIKRNTSEIVSEEELKEVLKKDEKSAYIGFEPSGKIHLGHYLQIKKMIDLQNAGFDIIILLADLHAYLNQKGELDEIREIGEYNKRVFEAMGLKAKYVYGSEFQLDKDYTLNVYKLALKTTLKRARRSMELIAREDENPKVAEVIYPIMQVNDIYYLDVDVAVGGMEQRKIHMLARELLPKKVVCIHNPVLTGLDGEGKMSSSKGNFIAVDDSPEEIRAKIKKAYCPAGVIEGNPIMEIAKYFLEYPLTINRPEKFGGDLTVNNYEELETLFKNKELHPMDLKNAVAEELIKILEPIRKKL, encoded by the coding sequence ATGAATGAATTTGAGATTATAAAGAGAAACACATCTGAAATAGTTAGTGAGGAAGAATTAAAAGAGGTTTTAAAGAAAGATGAAAAATCTGCTTACATAGGTTTTGAACCAAGTGGTAAAATCCATTTAGGACATTATTTACAAATTAAAAAGATGATTGATTTGCAAAATGCAGGATTTGATATTATCATATTGTTAGCTGATTTACATGCATATTTAAACCAGAAAGGAGAGTTGGATGAGATTAGAGAGATTGGTGAATACAATAAAAGAGTTTTTGAAGCGATGGGATTAAAGGCAAAATATGTTTATGGTAGTGAGTTTCAGCTTGATAAGGATTATACTTTAAACGTCTATAAATTAGCTTTAAAAACTACCTTAAAGAGAGCAAGAAGGAGTATGGAACTTATAGCAAGGGAGGATGAAAATCCAAAGGTTGCTGAAGTTATATATCCAATAATGCAGGTTAATGATATTTATTACTTAGATGTTGATGTTGCAGTTGGGGGGATGGAGCAAAGAAAAATACACATGTTAGCAAGAGAACTTTTACCAAAAAAAGTTGTTTGCATTCACAACCCAGTATTAACTGGTTTAGATGGAGAAGGAAAGATGAGTTCTTCAAAAGGAAACTTTATAGCTGTTGATGACTCTCCAGAAGAGATTAGAGCTAAGATAAAGAAAGCTTACTGCCCTGCTGGAGTTATTGAAGGAAATCCAATAATGGAAATAGCCAAATATTTCCTTGAATATCCTTTAACTATAAACAGACCAGAAAAATTTGGTGGAGATTTAACCGTCAATAATTATGAAGAGTTAGAGACTTTATTTAAAAATAAAGAACTTCACCCAATGGATTTAAAAAATGCTGTAGCTGAAGAGCTTATAAAGATTTTAGAACCAATTAGGAAGAAATTATAA
- the cbiT gene encoding precorrin-6Y C5,15-methyltransferase (decarboxylating) subunit CbiT: protein MIPDEEFIRKESIPITKEEIRAVSIGKLNLDKNDVVVDIGCGSGGMTVEIAKRCKFVYAIDYLDDAIELTKQNLAKFNIKNCQVIKGKAEDILDELEFNKAFIGGTKNIEKIIEILDKKKINHIVANTIVLENAVKIINELENKGYNVEAVNVFISYSKKISSGHMFLAKNPITIIKAVR, encoded by the coding sequence ATGATTCCAGATGAAGAATTTATAAGGAAAGAAAGCATCCCAATAACAAAAGAAGAAATTAGAGCTGTAAGCATTGGGAAATTAAATTTAGATAAGAATGATGTTGTTGTTGATATTGGTTGTGGAAGTGGAGGAATGACAGTTGAGATAGCCAAGAGATGCAAGTTTGTATATGCTATAGATTACTTAGATGATGCTATTGAGCTAACTAAACAAAATTTAGCCAAATTTAATATTAAAAACTGTCAAGTCATAAAAGGAAAAGCAGAAGATATTTTAGATGAATTAGAGTTTAATAAAGCTTTTATAGGTGGGACAAAAAATATTGAAAAGATAATTGAAATTTTGGATAAAAAGAAAATAAACCATATTGTTGCCAATACAATTGTTTTAGAGAATGCTGTTAAAATAATAAACGAATTGGAAAATAAGGGCTATAATGTTGAAGCGGTTAATGTTTTTATTTCTTATAGCAAAAAAATCTCTTCTGGACACATGTTTTTGGCAAAGAATCCAATAACCATAATAAAAGCTGTTAGGTAG